In Gouania willdenowi chromosome 17, fGouWil2.1, whole genome shotgun sequence, one DNA window encodes the following:
- the LOC114479573 gene encoding olfactomedin-like protein 2B, with product MWHRLFLVCLWCALDALDTNRSAQTLLDKEMKYLDEVGYFITPKPEKDALSVGKVEISPQGEPLEDEEENQENIISQLLGDYDKVKTVSSGSDCVCRCIVRPIKRSDCSRLLGSDTTASHQHFYSVETVTMGTDCKKCECMAPPSAVNPCEGEYRFKKLQEASKDDIKMATIIDLLEGSLYGMDLLKLNSVTTKLLSRMDNIEKAFTKNLTEKREKDRAKEKAKERDKDKKAQQKKKKFLDLERPEAKSVASADKQKFNENGLKKNQESLKQKQQQTGNKTTTQQPIIGKVKPRQPIKDKSSMVVRGVTFYKAGEEIFKKNDEDEKRRGKALVTLNATVDLLITTPALNSENQNTSLNISMVPSPQPANPTSTNATLPLMISDQVPLPSPAFTKEANNKPLSRTDVSKTTKKPTPPQIPTTTKSPPTTIPSLPTERATTPQKPATTKAVTPPSTPVILDTTASPSSDAKTVPATGLYPTMVPQPKPKSRLSWTESVADQPKPTKKTGVCKDTVASISEPQQQNTYGSTSGAWMRDARGHGSVIYLTNGHYGNSLLEFRDMDIFKSGQASNSYKLPYSYTGTGHVVYNGAFYYNRAFSRDIIRYDLRHRFVAAWTTLHDALLEEQAQRTQTELEFDVDESGLWLLYPALDAEGFHQEVILLLQLHPRDLQTLRTFRTGLRRGFYGNCFLVCGVLYGVDSMERRHANVTYAFDTHTLTHTVPSLAFTNTHGYTTQLSYCPLDKKVYAWDDGHQMMYDVIFAY from the exons ATGTGGCACAGGCTGTTTTTGGTGTGTTTATGGTGCGCTCTGGACGCGCTGGACACAAACAGGAGCGCGCAAACGCTTCTGGACAAAGAGATGAAATACTTGGATGAGGTTGGATATTTTATCACCCCAAAGCCGGAAAAAGATGCTCTGTCTGTGGGTAAAGTAGAGATAAGTCCCCAGGGAGAGCCgctggaggatgaagaggaAAACCAGGAGAACATCATCAGTCAG TTATTGGGAGATTATGACAAAGTGAAAACTGTCTCCTCTGGGTCGGACTGTGTGTGTCGCTGTATTGTCCGACCAATCAAGCGCTCCGACTGCAGCCGTCTCCTTGGCAGCGACACAACAGCATCACACCAACACTTCTACTCAGTGGAGACGGTAACCATGGGAACCGACTGTAAGAAATGTGAGTGCATGGCCCCGCCTTCAGCTGTCAACCCCTGCGAGGGAGAATACCGCTTTAAAAAACTTCAGGAGGCGAGCAAAGATGATATCAAG ATGGCAACCATCATTGATTTGTTAGAGGGCTCTCTGTATGGAATGGACCTGCTAAAGCTCAACTCCGTCACCACTAAGCTGCTGAGCAGGATGGACAACATAGAGAAG gCTTTTACTAAAAATCTCactgaaaagagagagaaggaccgAGCAAAGGAAAAAGCCAAAGAAAGGGATAAAGACAAGAAAGCCcagcagaaaaagaagaaatttcTTGATTTGGAACGTCCGGAAGCTAAAAGTGTGGCATCCGCAGACAAACAG AAGTTTAATGAAAACGGACTGAAGAAAAATCAAGAAAGTCTGAAGCAGAAACAGCAGCAAACCGGGAATAAGACCACGACTCAACAGCCAATCATAGGGAAAGTAAAGCCCCGACAGCCAATCAAAGACAAGAGCAGCATGGTTGTCAGAGGTGTGACCTTTTACAAGGCAGGGGAAGAGATCTTTAAGAAGAATGATGAAGATGAGAAAAGAAGAGGAAAGG CCCTGGTGACCCTGAATGCTACAGTGGACTTGCTTATCACCACACCTGCTCTCAACTCCGAGAACCAGAACACTTCCTTAAATATCTCAATGGTTCCCAGTCCACAGCCGGCCAACCCAACAAGCACAAACGCAACATTACCCTTGATGATCTCAGATCAGGTTCCACTTCCCAGTCCTGCTTTCACTAAAGAAGCCAACAATAAACCCTTATCAAGAACAGACGTTTCAAAGACCACCAAGAAGCCAACCCCGCCGCAAATCCCGACCACCACAAAATCCCCTCCCACAACCATCCCATCATTACCAACCGAACGTGCAACTACGCCCCAAAAACCTGCAACTACCAAAGCCGTGACTCCGCCCTCAACCCCTGTCATTCTGGACACGACAGCGTCACCATCATCAGATGCTAAAACCGTCCCAGCTACTGGTTTATATCCCACTATGGTACCTCAACCAAAACCCAAGAGTCGACTTAGCTGGACAGAGAGCGTCGCTGACCAACCAAAGCCTACCAAAAAAACAG GAGTGTGCAAAGACACAGTCGCAAGCATCTCTGAACCGCAACAGCAAAATACTTATGGCTCAACCAGCGGAGCTTGGATGAGGGATGCTCGTGGTCATGGAAGTGTCATCTACCTCACTAATGGTCACTATGGCAACAGTTTACTTGAGTTCAGGGACAtggacatttttaaatcag GTCAGGCGAGCAACTCATACAAGCTGCCCTACAGTTACACTGGAACAGGCCACGTCGTCTACAATGGAGCGTTCTACTACAACAGAGCCTTCAGCAGAGACATCATCCGATACGACCTGAGGCACAGATTTGTAGCTGCGTGGACGACGCTGCACGACGCGTTACTGGAGGAGCAAGCCCAACGCACCCAGACTGAA TTAGAGTTTGACGTTGATGAGTCTGGCCTGTGGCTGCTCTACCCGGCTCTGGATGCTGAAGGTTTCCATCAGGAAGTCATCCTCCTCCTGCAGCTCCACCCAAGGGACCTGCAAACGCTACGGACATTTCGCACGGGTCTGAGGCGTGGTTTCTATGGCAACTGCTTCCTGGTTTGCGGCGTGCTCTACGGCGTTGACAGCATGGAGCGGCGCCACGCCAACGTCACGTACGCCTTCGACACGCACACGCTCACGCATACCGTGCCGAGCCTGGCCTTCACCAACACACACGGCTACACCACACAGCTGAGCTACTGTCCGCTGGATAAAAAAGTGTACGCATGGGATGATGGCCATCAAATGATGTATGACGTCATCTTTGCTTATTGA